A stretch of Fusarium poae strain DAOMC 252244 chromosome 2, whole genome shotgun sequence DNA encodes these proteins:
- a CDS encoding hypothetical protein (TransMembrane:1 (i48-70o)~CAZy:GT64): protein MSRSSSEYGSSFRSRSNREDELKQMTMETCHNAAPYCGYTPLNPRKKWMVLIMSIVGFIVCMTFASIYGLDYEGLREEEEMKEPMFADVRNLSTYTEEKSCGRRDEVANVTIWNDVVNKTSSLVEDMFTIAIQTYQRPVQLNKTIEHLTERKVPSLYEIVIVWNEVDVDPPADYMSKHGVLVRYRKSEKNSLNQKFLPDPLYRTQGILLSDDDWNYNATGDLEYVFQQWRRAGMHRLTGAFGRCWGNNEVTDTPIYDYKCAGRDSYSMVLTGLAFTHVSYLEYYHSEDEVMTSVRNLVDQTFNCEDIALNFVATLSLDI, encoded by the exons ATGTCTCGGTCGAGTAGCGAATATGGCTCCAGTTTCAGGTCTCGCTCAAATAGAGAAGACGAGTTAAAGCAAATGACCATGGAGACCTGTCACAACGCCGCACCCTATTGTGGTTACACACCTCTCAACCCCAGAAAGAAGTGGATGGTCCTCATAATGTCTATCGTGGGTTTCATCGTCTGCATGACCTTTGCATCTATATATGGGCTCGACTACGAAGGactgagggaagaagaggaaatgaAAGAGCCCATGTTCGCCGATGTTCGCAATCTTTCCACATACACAGAGGAAAAGAGCTGTGGAAGGCGCGATGAGGTTGCCAACGTGACTATCTGGAACGATGTCGTCAATAAGACCAGCAGTCTAGTTGAGGACATGTTTAC AATTGCTATCCAGACCTACCAGAGACCTGTCCAGTTGAACAAGACCATCGAGCATCTTACCGAGCGCAAAGTACCCTCACTCTATGAAATCGTCATTGTCTGGAACGAAGTGGACGTCGATCCTCCAGCTGACTACATGAGCAAACACGGCGTCCTCGTCCGCTACCGCAAATCCGAAAAGAATAGCCTGAACCAGAAGTTTCTCCCCGACCCTCTGTACAGGACGCAGGGAATCTTGCTCTCAGACGACGACTGGAACTACAACGCAACGGGGGATCTGGAGTACGTCTTTCAGCAATGGCGACGTGCGGGCATGCATCGCCTCACAGGAGCCTTTGGGCGCTGCTGGGGCAACAACGAGGTGACCGACACTCCGATATACGACTATAAATGCGCGGGCCGGGACAGCTACAGCATGGTCTTGACAGGTCTGGCTTTTACACATGTTTCCTACCTGGAATACTACCACTCGGAAGATGAGGTTATGACCAGCGTTCGGAACTTGGTAGACCAGACGTTTAACTGCGAAGACATTGCGCTTAATTTCGTCGCTA CTCTAAGCCTGGACATCTGA
- a CDS encoding hypothetical protein (TransMembrane:10 (o25-42i54-73o93-118i125-142o148-166i173-192o212-233i245-264o270-291i298-315o)), with product MAGYTQLPLSSTGARQPDQPSSLKVGLYMVAWIVSSNITILFNKWLLDTAGFKYPILLVTWHLIFATVVTQILARTTSYLVSRHELPNTWDFFLTTVLPIGIVSSGSLVASNFVYLYLSVAVIQMLKAASPVSVLLVSWLFGVIDPTIGKIVNILAIAISVAVASAGMIEFSLIGFFFQMGGLAFEAVRVVMTQVMLNGEGLKMDAMVGLYYYAPVVAALNLLVACIIEIPYFDMADLHRVGFSILFLNAAVAFTLNFTSMVLISKTSGLVMSLSGIFKNILLVICSALIWHVTITPVQLFGYSLTLCALIYYSLGWEKLLEGYVTSVNWASGLMREVGFKQAC from the exons ATGGCAGGCTACACACAACTACCTTTATCATCGACAGGCGCAAGGCAGCCTGATCAGCCATCATCGCTCAAGGTTGGTCTATATATGGT GGCATGGATAGTTTCGTCCAATATAACCATTCTATTCAACAAATGGCTGCTTGATACAGCTGGATTCA AATACC CCATCTTATTAGTAACATGGCATCTCATCTTTGCCACGGTTGTCACACAGATCCTCGCACGTACAACAAGTTACCTTGTCAGCCGCCATGAACTTCCGAATACATGGGACTTCTTCCTCACGACAGTCCTGCCCATCGGAATCGTATCATCCGGATCATTGGTCGCCTCCAACTTCGTCTATCTGTACCTATCGGTGGCCGTAATCCAGATGCTGAAGGCGGCCTCGCCCGTCTCGGTGTTGCTCGTCTCGTGGCTCTTTGGCGTTATCGACCCGACTATCGGAAAGATTGTTAATATCCTTGCCATTGCCATAAGTGTCGCAGTCGCGAGCGCCGGCATGATTGAGTTCTCCCTAATCGGCTTTTTCTTCCAAATGGGCGGGCTCGCATTCGAAGCCGTGAGAGTTGTCATGACGCAGGTCATGCTCAACGGTGAGGGCTTAAAGATGGATGCCATGGTAGGTTTATACTACTACGCCCCCGTCGTCGCCGCCCTGAACCTTCTTGTGGCGTGTATCATCGAAATTCCGTACTTTGACATGGCCGACTTGCACCGAGTCGGCTTCTCCATCCTGTTCTTGAATGCTGCTGTTGCCTTTACGCTTAACTTTACAAGCATGGTTCTC ATTAGCAAGACATCGGGCCTTGTTATGTCTTTGTCCGGCATTTTCAAGAACATTCTGCTTGTCATCTGCTCCGCCCTGATCTGGCATGTAACAATAACACCCGTGCAGCTCTTCGGGTACAGTCTCACACTGTGTGCGCTTATCTACTACTCGCTTGGGTGGGAAAAGTTATTAGAAGGCTACGTGACTTCCGTAAATTGGGCATCAGGTCTAATGAGGGAGGTGGGTTTTAAGCAGGCTTgttaa
- a CDS encoding hypothetical protein (SECRETED:SignalP(1-23)), with protein sequence MRSAKSAAPTLFSFSLYLQTTMAKPFQQDSDRPVSHAMLPSQSATSRQSCDGPEMHVVPVNRGFSVICMTSQRMIHILDQLLGQSMVASDTVERLEEMESLVELMGREAQHIARQLNMPR encoded by the exons ATGAGAAGCGCAAAAAGTGCGGCACCC ACACTG TTTTCATTTTCCCTCTACTTACAAACAACAATGGCCAAACCGTTTCAGCAAGACTCCGACCGCCCGGTGTCCCACGCGATGCTGCCATCCCAATCCGCAACATCACGCCAGTCCTGTGACGGCCCCGAAATGCATGTTGTGCCTGTCAATCGAGGCTTTAGTGTG ATTTGCATGACATCGCAAAGAATGATACATATTCTTGATCAACTGTTGGGCCAGTCCATGGTAGCATCGGATACTGTTGAGCGCTtagaagagatggaaagtCTGGTAGAATTGATGGGGCGTGAAGCTCAGCACATAGCCAGGCAGCTGAATATGCCGAGATAA
- a CDS encoding hypothetical protein (TransMembrane:5 (o55-74i81-102o122-138i244-264o270-294i)), with amino-acid sequence MATRQRTATTVMVEKDLPKVTHEATSQPQFPDIKTIKDAIPAHCFQPSLTTSYYYTIRDFAIIGTLAWAALTYITGIKDQYLRIAVWMAYGFLQGLFCTGIWILGHECGHGAFSTYSKLNNITGWFLHSFLMVPYFSWKYSHSRHHRFTGHIDLDMAFVPRSKPKASLSFYIAGIDVAELIEDTPIAQAVKLVFHQLFGWQVYTFFNASAGKGSKQREPKSTFAKWLCVSHFDPMSAVFRPAEAPFIIISDIGLGLTLTVLYFASQKVGVSTVLFLYLVPYLWVHHWLVAITYLHHHHTELPHYTAEGWTYVKGALATVDREFGFIGKHIFHGIIEKHVIHHLFPKIPFYKADEATEAIKPVIGDHYCHDDRNFLGQLWSIFGSLDYVEHDPTIPGAMRWAKKKISEQGIDGSDAVLCDDRIHIG; translated from the exons ATGGCCACCAGACAGCGAACTGCCACCACAGTTATGGTCGAGAAGGACCTGCCAAAg GTCACTCACGAGGccacttctcaacctcaattccccgacatcaagaccatcaaggatgCCATCCCCGCCCACTGCTTCCAACCTTCACTTACCACCTCCTACTACTATACCATCCGCGACTTCGCTATTATCGGCACCCTTGCCTGGGCTGCCCTTACCTATATCACCGGCATTAAGGACCAATACCTCCGTATCGCCGTCTGGATGGCCTATGGCTTCCTCCAGGGTCTTTTCTGCACCGGAATCTGGATTCTCGGTCATGAGTGCGGCCACGGTGCTTTCTCTACCTATAGCAAGCTCAATAATATAACCGGCTGGTTCCTACACTCATTCCTTATGGTCCCCTATTTTAGCTGGAAGTACTCTCACTCCCGTCACCACCGTTTCACTGGCCATATAGACCTCGATATGGCCTTTGTCCCCCGCTCTAAGCCTAAGGCTTCTCTATCCTTCTATATCGCTGGCATAGATGTTGCTGAGCTGATCGAGGATACCCCTATTGCCCAAGCCGTCAAGCTCGTCTTCCACCAGCTCTTCGGATGGCAGGTATATACCTTCTTTAATGCCAGCGCTGGTAAGGGCAGTAAGCAACGGGAGCCTAAAAGTACTTTCGCCAAATGGCTCTGCGTTAGCCACTTCGATCCCATGAGCGCTGTCTTCCGTCCCGCCGAGGCTCCCTTTATCATTATCAGCGATATTGGTCTCGGTCTCACTCTAACTGTTCTATACTTTGCTTCCCAGAAGGTTGGCGTTTCTACCGTTCTCTTCCTCTACCTCGTTCCCTACCTCTGGGTCCATCACTGGCTCG TCGCTATCACTTAcctccaccatcatcacacTGAGCTCCCCCATTATACCGCTGAAGGCTGGACCTACGTTAAGGGTGCTCTTGCTACTGTTGACCGCGAGTTCGGCTTTATTGGCAAGCACATTTTCCACGGTATCATTGAGAAGCATGTCATTCACCACCTGTTCCC TAAGATCCCTTTCTATAAGGCTGATGAGGCCactgaggccatcaagcccGTTATCGGCGACCACTATTGCCACGACGACCGTAACTTCCTGGGTCAGCTCTGGAGCATCTTTGGTAGCCTTGACTACGTCGAGCACGACCCCACCATTCCCGGTGCCATGCGctgggccaagaagaagatatctGAGCAAGGAATCGACGGAAGCGATGCTGTGCTATGTGACGATAGAATACACATTGGATAG
- a CDS encoding hypothetical protein (TransMembrane:7 (o12-33i62-85o105-123i135-157o194-219i231-251o271-292i)) — protein MAWNTSEKALELFIIQICSTVFVYLSGCLRFWAQSINGRKKMSDAKDEKPHPLDDKLMYMSVLLYISQAILIVRGIVGGGIGQHADNLNEAEVVKGFQTWYFGELLYAALSCSVKTSLVVYLRRVYVVNSPSLKIILNLCLVCIWATSTAFFFASIFQCSPVGYYWGQFRRPTVPERSDKTIVRGKCHKNIVPIAGIVLSIVLAISDWVLALVPIMSLWKGSLPWKTKFGIQALASLGVLAGVVMIVRIPYIKMLEPTKDFLYETVDVAKWTVIEATLGIIAGCLPSIWSLVRFARSRRSSPSLDRADDEKANTTHHNRRTILVETTVDISTRYINNSDDRPRHSWTSDFGLDWQQNRSRPA, from the exons ATGGCTTGGAATACCAGTGAAAAGGCCCTCGAGCTCTTCATAATTCAGATTTGCAGTACGGTATTTGTGTACCTCTCAGGGTGTttacggttctgggcgcaGTCTATCAATGGGAGAAAGAAGATGAGCGATGCAAAAGATGAGAAGCCGCATCCACTGGATGACAAGTTGATGTATATGTCGGTG CTTCTATACATCTCCCAGGCTATCCTCATAGTACGAGGCATAGTCGGAGGCGGAATCGGGCAGCATGCGGATAACTTGAACGAGGCGGAAGTTGTCAAAGGCTTCCAGACATGGTATTTCGGGGAACTACTATACGCCGCACTTTCATGCTCCGTCAAAACATCGTTAGTCGTGTATCTCCGCCGGGTGTATGTCGTCAACAGTCCCTCACTTAAAATCATTTTGAATTTATGCCTTGTCTGCATCTGGGCTACGTCGACTGCGTTTTTCTTTGCCAGCATTTTCCAGTGCTCCCCCGTTGGCTACTACTGGGGTCAATTCAGGCGCCCCACTGTGCCTGAGAGATCTGACAAAACCATTGTGCGTGGGAAATGTCACAAAAACATTGTGCCGATTGCTGGTATAGTCCTTAGCATCGTTTTGGCTATCAGCGACTGGGTCTTGGCTCTGGTACCTATCATGAGCCTATGGAAAGGGTCGTTACCTTGGAAGACCAAGTTTGGAATTCAAGCACTGGCTAGTTTAGGGGTCCT CGCCGGTGTGGTGATGATTGTTCGCATTCCCTATATCAAGATGTTGGAACCCACAAAGGATTTCCTTTACGAAACGGT AGATGTGGCCAAATGGACTGTTATAGAGGCGACTCTGGGAATCATAGCGGGATGTTTGCCAAGTATTTGGTCATTGGTACGTTTCGCGAGATCCAGACGTTCCTCACCAAGCCTTGACCGGGCAGACGATGAGAAGGCAAACACGACCCACCACAATCGCCGCACTATTCTCGTCGAAACAACTGTTGATATCTCGACACGATATATCAATAATTCCGACGACCGTCCGAGACACAGTTGGACAAGCGACTTCGGGCTTGATTGGCAGCAGAATCGAAGCAGACCGGCATAG